The following nucleotide sequence is from Trifolium pratense cultivar HEN17-A07 linkage group LG2, ARS_RC_1.1, whole genome shotgun sequence.
aattaataaacaaaaaatattctcTAATTGTAAAAGAAGAGTTGGGatcttttgataaaaataaaaaataaaaaagaagagttGGGGGTCCATGAGAAAAGTGCTTTGTGTTATAGTCCTTATACTGAAATTCCTGACTTCTTGCACTCACAAAGACAAGCAAGTATGAAATCCTTTTGCAGACAACTACGCTGCTGCTCACAATGCTTTGGAATCTTGAATCATGGCACGCTGCTTGTTTGATGGAACTGCTTCCTTGTAATTTCTCTTTTATGTTATGTACGGCGGTTCCCAGGTATGTTTGGGAGAAGCGACCGTATAGGACATCAAATaccaaattttgttttgttgtttagTGTGTATATGTGGGCGAGCGTGGATGCatgtatattaaaataaataaattatcatattatGTCTTATGAAGTTCCTGAATGAAAGGAAAGAGAAGTTGTGATGGGAGTGGCTTCAACATTGTTGGCGTAGTTTTCATGTTTCTACTTTGGAGTGCGGTTGTTGAAagaaaattcacaatttttgttttaacgGAACACAAATACTGTTAACTTAAAAGGGTGTATAGGTCAATTGAAATACTATTAAATAGGGGGAGGTCAAtgtcatattaaaaaatagaggAGGTGTGAGTGACATTTCAACCTGCCTAAAAAAGATCGATGTAATTTTCCTATAATTTTATGGATGCAATATTAGGCTTGCTCCAGTTCAAAATTCAATTCGGAACAATATATTAGCTTGATAAAACAATTAAATCAATGTACCGTTGAGATGATTTGCATCATGATTCTCATTTAGTGAAAGAATCTGAGTTTGCATGTCTAGAGACAAATTGACTAcgtttgaaaaaattgaatatctCAACACAAGGATTAATTTCGAATTCAAAAAGCCTCACAATCCATAGGAATATCTCTGGACATTGGTCAAAAATTCTAATTACAttggcttataaaaaaaaagttaacggATGGACTTGTAGCAGATAGTTAATAaatgggtaaatagggttttaccccctgcaaaatacgTGAAATTTgctttaccccctgcaaaattattttttgtgattacccccttGTAATATcaagattccatcatttacccccccAATAGACACCTAGGCCTTAGAATCTTTActtttgatgatgtgtcaagCTTAGTTGGACGCTGACTTGACAAAATTGATGATGTAGCACGCCTATGTggcttttcattcattttttatgaaaataatttgtgtcacataatttaataattatttttttaaaagaaaagaaattaaaaaaattattaatataaatatataattatataatatgatccaattttttttttgaagacataATAAGAtccaattataaatataattctttCCTTTTCCCATAAATCTAGAAAATCAAAGTTCACTGATAAttgcttttttttcttcccaaaAAATACAGAACCTGCTTCTTCTCAAACGTCAAATCTGCTTCTTCTTcccaaaaaacccaaaaatcaaaACTGCTACTCAAACCTACTTCTGCTTCCAATGAGTAAACAAAACTTTTCCTCTTCTTCCCAAGAGTTTCTCTTTGTTCTTACTCAATTATTTTTGGATTTCACTTTCCCCTTTTTTTCCCTTCATTCTGCACAACatatagtaacaaaaaaatctcaatagTTCACAAAGAAGTTGGAGCAAAAGTTTTGCAGTATaatcaataataaaatcaaacttttgttTTGTATAGATGTTAGCAACAACAATGTGAAACAGAAAATCCAAGATTGTCGTCGCCGTAAAGTGGCGCTCGCACCTTCCAATATTATTAGGGTTTGGTGATTGAAAATTGATTGGTTGAATTAAGTTATCTTTTGAATAGAAATTATGAGAGAGGGGAAAAGTGGTGCGATGATGGAATTGAATTTGAGAATTGGAAGAAGGAATGATTTTTAAGAttgggaagaagaagatgaaggtgaagTGAAGGAGACAAGTTAGCGTgagaaaataatttgtttagttttttttttttttactaaaaaaatattatttgagtttagttaaaacaaatttaaatcagggaaaaaattatatttttataaaataaattgcatgtggcattaaaaattaataataaaaaattaaattccaacTAAGCTTGACACGTCATCAAAAGTAAAGATTCTAAAGCCTAGGTGTCTATtggggggtaaatgatggaatcttgATATTACaagggggtaatcacaaaaaataaaattgcagggGGTAAAGCAAATCTCAcgtattttgcaggggggtaaaactcTATTTACccttaataaattagtaaattgaATATGaagtatttgataaaattaaatcaataacAAAACTTTATAAACTCGTGAGACGCAATAAATTCAActctatttttcattttcatcaacATAGCCACACACAGCCATTTAGAAAGAATGATCTATCTATCCCATTATGCAATCCAGCCATTGACATCGCTGGATGAAACAGAACCCACGCTTTCATCACATAATCATATTCTCTATGCTGAAAGGAAGGAAGTGAAATTATTCTCCTTTTCTTCCACTCTCTCTTGCTTTTGCTTACTTCATATGTGAAATCATTTTTTCAAGTACTCACCCAAACTATTCCCTTTTCCTTTAAAGGAAtttctttttgtctttaaaCGAATACACAAATACTACTGAAATCCACACACTATTACGAAGTCTTTAGTTCGACCTAATAATATCAACATTGTCAGTTGAATTAAGATTTACCGATAAAATTATATTCCCTTTACTACATGCATGTGGCAATTTTGTCCACATGTCATGGTTTTATGACCAACTATATTGGACTCCTTGGCTAAGGAAGGAATGAAGTTAcataaaataagaaagaaaagaacaatTAAAGGAAGAGCATAAAATGCTCACCTTTATTTTCCAATTAAGCACTTCTGGGAAGCTTTAACATAGagtcatttatatttatataggttaaaattcaattttgattcaattgatgtatttggtttctactactaaaaatcattttttgaaGTAAAAAGTCTAAATCTCAATTTTAAGTTAGAAATTagaatcaatataaaaatactTCCACTTCAGaacattgaaatataaaaattaattctatAAAATAATTTCAAGACCTCTCAAATTTAAAACCAAACCTTCACAAAATGTTATTGAATTTATCAAGTACAAGTACACTGACTTAACATAAATTTTTCTGGACTCAGATTCAACACCTTATCTTTCTCTCACATTTTTTAAAGTAtactatttcaaaaaaattacttGAAATGAAGAATCAACTTCTCAATATGTATGAATGATGATATCAATATTACCAACTCAACACTCCTAACTAAGATTCCATCTTTCAAAAGGAATAAAGACAGGGTGACCCCattaatctaatctaataagGTTGCCCTTGTAATTGATTGCTAGTGCTTCATACTTTTGTACAGATCCCAAtgttaataacaaaaaaatattggtcTAACCTTTCACAGTTTTCAATGAAATCCTTGACCGGATGtcttaacattttttatttattaatgatatgatatttaGGGGAATGACCCGATAATTTAGTGTCCagctgcaaaataaaaaaaatttgagtaaaaattattttcactaaaaattaaatttgaatttttctagaaaattcattcaaagagaaattcattaattatttaaactGAATGTCTCGATTTAATATTTAATCTTAAACAAACTATCCTGCAGCTAAATAATCATCTTTTTTATAATAGCAAATCCTAGAATTTTATGTTGGTTGGTTGTTGTATATAAGTAGTGGGGCCAATCAATAGTGATCTAATAGTTTTTGAATTATAGATTTTAGTACTGTActcatatattaaaatttgaatggAACATAATTTAATCATGCAAAACCAGCTCAAGGAAAATTTACACTCACTTATAAATCTATGTTCGGATTATCTTCCATTTACTATGAGACTCTTTAACAACTAATTAACATTTTTATGcattctatatttttactcattaattgtattagttgaaaaaaataaagatatagTACTATTTTCTTCTGAAAAttcagtttttaaaattaatagtgCATGAGAGCATGATTAGTTTTTAGTTGTTTAACAAAGTATACCAACCACGAACTATGAACtaattctttaaaataaagAGATTCGTTTAAAAAATTGACCTCAACATACTTGAGAATCATCTTAGTCTTCTTAGTCCCTCTTAGTCCTCTATATACATTGTCGAAAATCGAACTCATAATCACGTACAAGAGACTTGGGACCATCTTCCAACTATACCACACTATGGTGGATCAGTTTTAAATCATTATAAAATGTCTCCCCATTCATATAATTTGTAGCAAGAAAAGTAACAACATATCATAATCCATGTTTTGTATGTAGTGTGTAACATCTCATTCAAATGATTATCAAAGGGAACACTCCAAGTAAACAAAAGCTGCACTTTCCTTGGGCCTTGAGAGTACTATGTCTCTTGATGCCTCAAGATATCACTTTCTCTTCTTACAAAGCAATCTCATTACTCATCAATGAGTAAAGAACACAAAGAATATCTTTAttccttttctttattaaaGCAAATTCCCCTCTCCTAtctttttaaattcaaaaaatattccTATTTATTTCACACCCAAATTTACTCTCTTCACACCCAATATACTTGAGTAATTCAATCACTCTAAATTTACCTTAGTCTACACTCAAAGAACCACAACTTCAACCTCAAATATCAAACAATTTTCCTTATTTCCctcaaaaacaaaactttcttaTTACCTAAGATGTCTTTACAAGAACAACCaatgcagcagcagcaacaacagcagcaacagCAACCAGTTCAAGTCTATCCAACCACTGTCACATACCAATCACCACCTGAACCTGACCACCATTCTTCAAATGGATCATTTGGGTCAGTATTTGTTGTCTTAGccatcataataataatttctgCTGTTGCTTGTTGTCTTGGAAGGTTTTGCAGCCGTCGCGGTAGCGGTCACAGTCAGAAACATGTTAAGCAACAAAAGCAGCAGAAGCAGAACAACCAACATAACTCGCGTCCAAAAGAAGTTGATATTGAATTTGGATTCGACAAAAAAATTGCCGCTTCTAAGCCTATGAGTAATGGACATGGCCATGGAGGAGTTAGAGTTCAGAAACCAGTTTCTCATGGTCATCATGATATGAAGAGTTTTGAAATAAAGCTTGGTCCTCCTCCTCAAGGAAAGTATAGGCCAGGTCCATAATGGGGTTAGAAGAGATGATTATTATGTAAACATGGttctttttcttaattattgCAACCATTTCACCACTATAACATTTTGTGGCTATTAATTTTCTCtgcttttctctttttcttagATTTGAAGATGTATGATGAAATGTATAATTATCTTTTCTACTTCTTTTTTGCATGCTAATGTTTTATTATAAGATTATGAAAAATGTTTTTGTATTCTCTGCCATATGGCTTTGTGAAAGTAAAGACAATGTAAAACATGtggaaataattaaattttaaattaatgtaCAACAACAGAATTACTCGAACATAAATTCAAAATGGAAAACACAAATCGTAGTTTTTTATATACAAACTCAATGTATCATTCAAAATGTGCTATAAGACACTCAATCTTCAATCATATCCCACAGTATAGTATAAGATGTAGTACAAATTTTCAATGTTCCctgctataaaaaaaatttggggaaacaaaacagaacaaaattTGAAGAGAGATAGAGAAGGAGTTTTGTGAAATTTGTACTTCTGGTTTCTAGAGAAAGAGTTTGGTGAATTTGTGTTCTCAACAAGACTTGTTATCAATATCAACAGTGCTGTTTTAGTTTTGGATAGGTCTAATTTGTGAATCACCACTTGAAGTGTGTGGCGGCGGCACAAATGTAGATCTAGACATGTCTCCTGAACTGTTTTCTGTGTTGTACATATCAAATTCAGCAGAGTCACCAAAACTTCCATTAGCCATCCTTTTGAATTTCATTAAGTCTTCATGATACTTTTCAGAATCATAAATTCTGCTCTGACCATACTTCACCCCGTTCGATAAATCATATAGTTGATCTCCACTGTCCAAGGCTCTTGCAATCTGATTAAAAACAAGTAAATGATTACTAAATTGTGAATGGTTTGAATATTataaatacatataattatGATGAAAATAGTCCATGTTTAATGGCTTAAATTTTTCATGGTACCATataaatttgtgtttgaattttctgTGGTTGCAGAAAACCCTAGAGTTGTTTCTCTAAATATAACTATCGTAAAGTTCTATAAGTTCGAAATTAGATCGTCTACACCTGCTTTATGGTGCAACAGCTGTAGGGATCGTTAGATTTAGAAAGATAAACTTTATCTCCCTAAATTAAAAGGTCCCTACTCCCTAATGCACCGTAAATTCTTAAAACAAGATAGGAATGACTTGGTAGTGTTTTCACCTGAACCATCCGCGGTCGTTTTGGGCCAGAATGCCGAACACATGCTGCAGCTGCTTCAATCATTCTAACCATTTCACTGTCAATATATTGTCGTTGAAGTCTTGGGTCTACTAGTTCACTAAAGTCGCCTGTTTCAATTGCACGAACGAGAAGTGGACGGGCCTGTGAAGATAGAGGGAAAAAATTCAAAGGACATGTTaattttgtgaaatttcaaacgaaaaagaaaaagagagagagcaGTTGAACAAGTTAACTGTGTTCATGATCAACATACTTTGCAATTAAGGCTCAATTGCAATTTTGGTACCCTTAATTTTTCTCGCTCACAGGATTTTGGTCTCTATTTAAAATCTAGTTTTTTAGTCTCACTCagatttttggttacaaaaCTGATGTGAAAAGTATTTTGCCAAATCACCACTTTTTGGTAATGAACatcaaaaattttaattttagaaagGAGTGATCAATTTTCCGAGCAAGTGAAAATAGACGAACAAAATTACAATTAAGCAAATATATAACGAATAGGGTTAAATACATCTTCGGTAAATTAGCATTGTAATTTCTACTTGAAATTAAGATGATGATTGATGAATGTTTTTCAACTTGGAATTAAGACTTCTAGTAAATAAGGAAATAGTTCATACATACCCACTCAACCAAACTCTCTTCTCCCACAGGCTGTGTTGAATCAACAGGTTTCCTTCCAGTTATAAGCTCAAGAAGAACAACTCCAAATGAGAAAACATCTGATCTATCCGTTAGTTTTCCAGTCGTTGCATACTCTGGAGCCATGTAGCTGCAAATTGATGGTAACAAATTTGATATTACTCGTAATTTAGTGCACAAGGATTTATATTTAGAGACAAAGGGAGAGTTAATTTTAATCACATAGGAAACCTACCCAAAAGTACCCATCACCCTAGTTGATACATGAGTATGAGCAGCATCGGTTAATTTGGCAAGTCCAAAGTCTGCAACCTGGGTTAGAACATGATTAAATTACAATCTAGGACTTCAATTTATAAATAAGGAGCCATgaaaaaatcaaactaaaaaTGTATATGCATAATATACCTGAGCCTCATAAGCATTGTCCAAAAGTATATTCGATGACTTAATATCTCTGTGAATAATCTTTGGGTTGcctagataaataaaaaataaactttagcATTACATTAAATACAAAATTACCtttcaaatattaaaatactaaattgaAATAAGGAGCATGTAATAGAAAACATAAACCAT
It contains:
- the LOC123908299 gene encoding proline-rich receptor-like protein kinase PERK12, which codes for MIDMNGKIFPEDYNDVHYYVESPGFGYSHSNNVGAMQHMRTPSDTTQQQISGGQIVFSYENVAKITNGFSSENVIGEGGFGRVYKASIPDGRIGAVKLLKVGSGQGEREFRAEVDTISRVHHRHLVSLIGYCISEQQRVLIYEFVPNGNLDQHLHESAWNVLDWPKRMKIAIGAARGLAYLHEGCNPKIIHRDIKSSNILLDNAYEAQVADFGLAKLTDAAHTHVSTRVMGTFGYMAPEYATTGKLTDRSDVFSFGVVLLELITGRKPVDSTQPVGEESLVEWARPLLVRAIETGDFSELVDPRLQRQYIDSEMVRMIEAAAACVRHSGPKRPRMVQIARALDSGDQLYDLSNGVKYGQSRIYDSEKYHEDLMKFKRMANGSFGDSAEFDMYNTENSSGDMSRSTFVPPPHTSSGDSQIRPIQN
- the LOC123908300 gene encoding uncharacterized protein LOC123908300, whose translation is MSLQEQPMQQQQQQQQQQPVQVYPTTVTYQSPPEPDHHSSNGSFGSVFVVLAIIIIISAVACCLGRFCSRRGSGHSQKHVKQQKQQKQNNQHNSRPKEVDIEFGFDKKIAASKPMSNGHGHGGVRVQKPVSHGHHDMKSFEIKLGPPPQGKYRPGP